Proteins from one Mus pahari chromosome 10, PAHARI_EIJ_v1.1, whole genome shotgun sequence genomic window:
- the LOC110328177 gene encoding olfactory receptor 143-like has product MAMGNVSSVTEFILTGLTDLPELQMPLFFLFLLNCLITVVGNLSLMSLICCNSSLQTPMYFFLFHLSFIDLCYSFVFTPKTLMSFFLEENIISFTGCMTQLFFMCFFANSECYLLTAMAYDRYVAICQPLLYMVIMSPMICSLMMFGSYLMGVVGAIVHTGCMIRLNFCGSNIINHYMCDIFPLLQLSCSSTYANELVSSVFVSTVVLASSFLILTSYVLILFNITQLSSGKGLSKAMSTCSSHIMTVVLFYGFAMLTHVKTSSDESMNQGKFLCLFCTFLMPLLNPFIYSLRNKDVKLALKRTLRRLTVSEPLGLP; this is encoded by the coding sequence ATGGCTATGGGGAATGTCTCTTCTGTGACTGAGTTCATTCTCACTGGACTGACAGACCTACCTGAACTTCAGATGCCCCTGTTTTTCCTGTTCCTGTTGAACTGTTTAATCACTGTGGTGGGAAACTTGAGTTTAATGAGTCTTATTTGCTGCAATTCAAGCCTTCAGACACCTATGTacttttttctcttccatctgtctTTTATTGATTTGTGTTATTCATTTGTCTTTACTCCCAAAACACTAATGAGTTTTTTCTTGGAGGAGAACATAATTTCTTTTACAGGATGCATGACACAGCTGTTTTTCATGTGCTTTTTTGCCAATTCAGAGTGCTATTTGCTTACAGccatggcctatgatcgctatgttGCCATCTGTCAACCCCTGCTGTACATGGTCATCATGTCTCCGATGATATGTTCCCTGATGATGTTTGGTTCATACTTGATGGGAGTTGTTGGTGCAATTGTCCATACAGGGTGTATGATCAGGCTCAACTTTTGTGGTTCAAACATCATCAACCATTACATGTGTGATATCTTCCCCCTTCTCCAGCTCTCCTGCAGCAGCACCTATGCCAATGAGCTTGTGAGTTCTGTTTTTGTAAGCACAGTAGTTCTTGCATCTAGCTTTCTCATCTTAACCTCCTATGTTCTGATTCTTTTTAATATCACTCAGTTGTCATCAGGTAAGGGTTTGTCCAAAGCCATGAGCACCTGTAGTTCTCACATAATGACTGTTGTCCTATTTTATGGATTTGCTATGCTTACACATGTCAAAACATCATCCGATGAATCTATGAATCAGGGGAAGTTTTTATGtctattttgtacatttttgatGCCTTTGCTGAATCCCTTTATTTACAGTCTCAGGAATAAGGATGTTAAGCTTGCTCTAAAGAGAACACTAAGGAGACTCACAGTGAGTGAACCACTGGGGCTGCCATAG
- the LOC110328151 gene encoding olfactory receptor 143-like → MMQMTMENKSSVSEFILMGLTDQPELQLPLFVLFLMNYTATVMGNLSLMSLICLNSNLHTPMYFFIFNLSFIDFCYSLVSTPKMLMSFVIEKNTISFRGCMTQLFFYCVFVNSESYVLTAMAYDRYVAICQPLMYKIIMSPKICCLLLFGSYLMGFVSAMVHTGCMVRLSFCDSNIINHYMCDIFPLLQLSCSSTYVNELMSYVVVGTSIILCCLIILISYALILLSIIHMSSGKGWSKALGTCGSHIITVSLFYGSGLLTYVNPSSAESVGQAKFFSVFYTLLVPMLNPLIYSLRNKDVKLAVKKTWKRITS, encoded by the coding sequence ATGATGCAAATGACTATGGAAAATAAATCTTCAGTGTCAGAATTTATTCTTATGGGGCTGACAGACCAACCTGAGCTCCAGCTGCCCTTATTTGTTCTGTTCTTGATGAACTACACAGCTACGGTGATGGGCAACTTGAGCTTAATGAGTCTCATTTGCTTAAACTCAAACCTTCACACTCCCATGTACTTTTTTATCTTCAATCTGTCCTTTATTGACTTCTGTTATTCATTAGTCTCTACTCCCAAAATGCTGATGAGTTTTGTCATAGAGAAGAACACCATCTCCTTCAGAGGATGCATGACTCAGCTGTTTTTCTACTGTGTTTTTGTGAACTCTGAGAGTTATGTACTGACAGCAATGGCCTATGATCGTTATGTGGCCATCTGTCAGCCACTTATGTACAAGATCATTATGTCCCCTAAAATCTGTTGTCTGTTGCTATTTGGTTCTTACTTGATGGGGTTTGTTAGTGCCATGGTTCACACAGGATGCATGGTCAGGCTCAGTTTTTGTGATTCTAACATCATCAACCACTACATGTGTgacatcttccctctcctccaaCTTTCCTGCAGTAGTACTTATGTCAATGAGCTTATGAGCTATGTTGTGGTGGGTACATCTATCATTTTATGCTGCCTAATTATCTTAATCTCATATGCTCTGATCCTCCTCAGTATCATTCATATGTCATCAGGTAAGGGTTGGTCCAAAGCCTTGGGTACCTGTGGGTCTCACATCATAACTGTTAGTCTCTTTTATGGATCTGGGCTGCTTACTTATGTCAATCCATCATCTGCTGAATCTGTGGGTCAGGCAaaatttttctcagtgttttatACATTATTGGTGCCCATGTTGAACCCTCTTATTTATAGCCTCAGGAACAAGGATGTCAAGCTTGCTGTGAAAAAAACCTGGAAAAGAATCACAAGCTGA
- the LOC110328107 gene encoding olfactory receptor 143-like codes for MQMTMENDSSVTEFVFMGLTDQPELQLPLFFVFLLNYTATVMGNLSLMVLICLNSHLHTPMYFFLFNLSLVDFCYSFVCTPKMLMGFVSEKSIISYTGCMSQLFFFCFFVNSECYVLTAMAYDRYVAICKPLIYAILMSPRMCSLLMIGSYLMGFASAMAHTGCMIRLSFCDSNIINHYMCEIFPLLQLSCSSTYANELVSSLIACIVVIVSGLVILMSYASILLNVIQMSSVTGWSKAMGTCGSHIITVSLFYGSGLLTYVKPASVESVDQGKFFSVFYTLMVPMLNPLIYSLRNKDVKLAAKRTMKRITI; via the coding sequence ATGCAAATGACGATGGAGAATGACTCTTCTGTGACTGAGTTTGTTTTTATGGGATTAACAGACCAACCTGAGTTACAGCTGCCTTTGTTTTTTGTGTTCTTGCTGAATTATACAGCTACTGTGATGGGAAATTTGAGCTTAATGGTTCTTATTTGTCTGAATTCACACCTTCACACCCCAATGTACTTTTTCTTGTTCAATTTGTCCTTGGTTGATTTCTGTTATTCATTTGTCTGTACCCCTAAAATGCTGAtgggttttgtttctgaaaaaaGCATCATATCTTATACAGGATGCATGTCTCAGctattctttttctgcttttttgttaATTCTGAGTGTTATGTGCTGACAGCAATGGCCTATGATCgttatgtggccatctgtaagcCCTTGATTTATGCCATCCTTATGTCTCCTCGGATGTGTTCCCTGCTAATGATTGGGTCCTACTTAATGGGATTTGCAAGTGCCATGGCTCATACTGGCTGCATGATTAGGCTCAGCTTTTGTGATTCGAACATCATCAACCATTACATGTGTGAAATATTCCCCCTTCTCCAGCTCTCCTGCAGCAGTACCTATGCCAATGAACTTGTGAGCTCTCTTATTGCCTGTATAGTTGTCATTGTATCTGGTCTTGTTATCTTAATGTCATATGCTTCCATCCTGTTAAATGTTATTCAGATGTCATCAGTTACAGGTTGGTCCAAAGCCATGGGTACTTGTGGTTCCCACATCATAACTGTTAGTCTATTCTATGGTTCTGGGCTGCTTACTTATGTCAAACCAGCATCTGTTGAGTCTGTAGATCAGGGGaaatttttctcagtgttttatACTCTTATGGTTCCCATGCTGAATCCTCTTATTTACAGTCTCAGGAACAAGGATGTCAAACTTGCAGCAAAGAGAACCATGAAGAGAATCACAATCTGA
- the LOC110328203 gene encoding olfactory receptor 143-like, producing the protein MMQMTMENKSSVSEFILMGLTDQPELQLPLFVLFLMNYTATVMGNLSLMSLICLNSNLHTPMYFFIFNLSFIDFCYSIVFTPKMLMSFVIEKNTISFRGCMTQLFFFCVFINAESYVLTAMAYDRYVAIGQPLMYQVIMSPKICCLLIVGSYLMGFISATAHTGCMVRLRFCDSNVINHYMCDIFPLLQLSCSSTYVNELMSYVAVGTAIILCSLIILVSYAMILFNIIHISSGKGWSKALGTCGSHIITVSLFYGSGLLAYVNPSSAETVGQAKFFSVFYTLLVPMLNPLIYSLRNKDVKLAMKKSWKRITN; encoded by the coding sequence ATGATGCAAATGACTATGGAAAATAAATCTTCAGTGTCAGAATTTATTCTTATGGGATTGACAGACCAACCTGAGCTCCAGTTGCCCTTATTTGTTCTGTTCTTGATGAACTACACAGCTACCGTGATGGGCAACTTGAGCTTAATGAGTCTCATTTGCCTAAACTCAAACCttcacacccccatgtacttcttcatCTTCAATTTGTCTTTCATTGATTTCTGTTATTCAATTGTCTTTACCCCCAAAATGCTGATGAGTTTTGTCATAGAGAAGAACACCATCTCCTTCAGAGGATGCATGACTCagctgtttttcttctgtgtttttataAATGCTGAGAGTTATGTGCTGACAGcaatggcctatgatcgctatgtaGCCATTGGTCAGCCATTAATGTATCAGGTCATTATGTCTCCTAAGATCTGTTGTCTGTTAATAGTTGGTTCTTATTTGATGGGTTTTATTAGTGCCACAGCTCACACAGGATGCATGGTCAGGCTCAGGTTTTGTGATTCTAACGTCATCAACCACTATATGTGTgacatcttccctctcctccaaCTCTCCTGTAGTAGCACGTACGTCAATGAGCTTATGAGCTATGTTGCAGTGGGTACAGCTATCATTTTATGTAGCCTCATTATCTTAGTCTCATATGCTATGATCCTCTTCAATATCATTCATATTTCATCGGGTAAGGGTTGGTCCAAAGCCTTGGGCACTTGTGGGTCTCATATCATAACTGTTAGTCTCTTCTATGGATCTGGGCTTCTTGCTTATGTCAATCCATCATCTGCTGAAACTGTGGGTCAGGCAaaatttttctcagtgttttatACTTTATTGGTGCCCATGTTGAACCCTCTTATTTATAGCCTCAGAAACAAGGATGTCAAGCTCGCTATGAAGAAATCCTGGAAAAGAATCACAAACTAA